The genome window GTGCATGGCGGATCCCGGCGCTGGGCTCATGCCGAGCGGGTATCGTCGGACAGGGCGTAGGGCAGCGCCTGCGGCTGGATGATCGGACCGGCGGGCGAGCCGGCGTGCAGGGGGGCATCGCCTTGCGCGGCGGCCAGCGAGCTTTCGTACAGGATCGCGGCCCGGTCGCCGTCCTGCGCCGCATTGACGATGCGGCCGCAAGGCTGGTCGTCGCCTTCCTGGAAGACGTCGGTGCCGGCCAGCGCCTGGGGATCCGCCTGTTCGCCGGCGACATGGCCCGCGAACATGCGGCGCTTGAGCTTGCCCAGGTAATGGCTGCGCGCGACCACTTCCTGGCCAGGGTAGCAGCCCTTGGTGAAGCTGACCCCGCCTATCAATTCCAGGTTGACCATCTGCGGCACGAACAGGTCCTGCGTCGGCGCCGTGATCCAGGGCAGGCCCGCGGCGATGTCGGCGGCGCGCCAGGCCTGGACCAGGCCAGCCTGCGCGGGTGACGCCAGCGCCGTTCCCAGGCGCTGCAATGCGTCGTCGGTTCCTATCCACCACCAGCGCGGCGACGATTCGG of Pigmentiphaga sp. H8 contains these proteins:
- a CDS encoding folate-binding protein YgfZ — translated: MSVQEILSASARPDAAIAHIAPLDHLTVLEARGADTIEFLQGQLTQDVKKLGEADARLAGYCTAKGRLLASAIVWRAQPDPADPVPRVLALVDASIAQALQKRLSMFVLRAKVRLAAAPLRVAGVWRGLDAAALQTAAGGLLPAAPWSRADLTDATWIAAPSAAESSPRWWWIGTDDALQRLGTALASPAQAGLVQAWRAADIAAGLPWITAPTQDLFVPQMVNLELIGGVSFTKGCYPGQEVVARSHYLGKLKRRMFAGHVAGEQADPQALAGTDVFQEGDDQPCGRIVNAAQDGDRAAILYESSLAAAQGDAPLHAGSPAGPIIQPQALPYALSDDTRSA